From Oreochromis niloticus isolate F11D_XX linkage group LG1, O_niloticus_UMD_NMBU, whole genome shotgun sequence, a single genomic window includes:
- the LOC102080225 gene encoding piggyBac transposable element-derived protein 3, with protein MEGNKGNVQLGTFPQSEDSELSGSDSEVEEWIPESEEHQPQASDSEEEGDSDEEDGEVSHLPRLRKAHTSVDAYPDWQGQLPKADDILSPLQYFRKFFSEDILQVIVEESNLYAIQCDPNKPLNLTTNELEQFLGTVVYMSLFGLPATRMFWNKATRVSEVAETMTLNRWEAIKRSLHINNNEGQEQVDPPYKIRPLVTHLTSKLVSIPMSEKLTIDEQMVPFKGRNRLKQYLPSKPKKWGYKILILAESNGIPYNLEIYTGRVNQPLELPVVGASGNVVLRLAQPIPKEENYKLFFDNWFTSVPLVVTLNEQGIRCTGTVRGNRLPVVNLKSDADLKRAGRGAFEEKIAMVRETTLHVVKWYDNRSVTLLSDHIGANPVTKVDRWDRNQKKHITVPSPAVVQEYNKNMGGVDLLDSLIALYRNKVRSKKWYHRLVFHFLDMIIVTTWLLYRRDCEGTGMEKKDQMRPFLPSNLTLQRASACVEKAWRRREVVPASPLLAHMRRRGRKDAQLPFQSKMSAWIKQPTG; from the exons ATGGAAGGAAACAAAGGGAATGTGCAGTTAGGGACATTCCCTCAGAGTGAGGACAGTGAGTTATCAGGAAGTGACAGTGAAGTGGAGGAGTGGATCCCTGAATCAG AAGAACACCAGCCACAAGCTAGTGACTCTGAGGAAGAGGGGGATTCAGATGAAGAGGACGGTGAAGTGTCTCACCTCCCAAGATTGAGAAAAGCACACACATCCGTTGATGCCTACCCAGACTGGCAGGGCCAGCTGCCAAAAGCTGATGACATCCTGTCCCCCCTCCAATACTTCAGAAAGTTCTTCTCTGAAGACATCCTTCAAGTTATTGTAGAGGAATCCAATTTGTATGCGATTCAATGTGACCCCAACAAGCCCTTAAACCTTACCACCAACGAGTTAGAGCAGTTCCTCGGCACTGTGGTCTACATGTCCCTCTTTGGCCTGCCAGCAACTCGAATGTTTTGGAACAAAGCCACCCGAGTGTCCGAAGTAGCAGAGACAATGACCCTCAACAGATGGGAAGCCATCAAGAGGTCCCTCCACATCAACAACAATGAGGGACAGGAACAAGTTGATCCCCCCTACAAAATACGTCCTCTGGTCACTCACCTGACATCCAAATTGGTCTCCATCCCAATGAGTGAGAAGCTCACCATAGATGAGCAGATGGTGCCGTTCAAGGGGAGAAACAGGTTGAAACAGTACCTACCATCAAAACCTAAGAAGTGGGGCTATAAAATTCTCATCTTGGCAGAATCTAATGGAATACCATACAACCTTGAGATCTACACTGGGAGAGTCAACCAACCTCTTGAGCTGCCAGTTGTTGGAGCTAGTGGAAATGTCGTCCTTCGACTGGCCCAGCCAATCCCCAAGGAAGAGAACTACAAGCTCTTCTTTGACAATTGGTTCACTAGTGTCCCTCTTGTAGTCACATTGAATGAGCAGGGAATTCGGTGCACTGGCACTGTTCGTGGTAACAGATTACCTGTGGTCAACCTGAAGAGCGATGCTGATCTGAAGAGAGCAGGACGTGGGGCATTCGAAGAGAAGATAGCCATGGTGAGAGAAACCACCTTGCATGTTGTCAAGTGGTATGACAACCGCTCTGTGACCCTTCTGAGTGACCACATCGGAGCCAACCCTGTGACCAAAGTTGACAG GTGGGATCGCAACCAGAAGAAACACATCACTGTCCCCAGCCCTGCTGTGGTGCAAGAATATAACAAGAACATGGGTGGGGTGGACCTGCTTGACTCACTGATTGCACTCTACCGCAACAAAGTTAGATCCAAGAAATGGTACCACCGGCTGGTGTTCCACTTCCTGGACATGATCATTGTAACCACCTGGCTGCTCTACAGAAGAGACTGTGAAGGCACTGGTATGGAGAAGAAAGACCAAATGAGGCCCTTTCTACCTTCAAATCTTACATTGCAGAGGGCCTCTGCATGTGTGGAAAAAGCCTGGAGAAGAAGAGAGGTCGTCCCAGCCAGTCCATTGCTGGCGCATatgaggagaagaggaagaaaggaCGCACAGCTCCCATTCCAGTCGAAGATGTCCGCCTGGATCAAACAGCCCACTGGCTGA